From Daucus carota subsp. sativus chromosome 6, DH1 v3.0, whole genome shotgun sequence, the proteins below share one genomic window:
- the LOC108227422 gene encoding uncharacterized protein LOC108227422, giving the protein MSPSVAHIPSPISSQTESQSTQPRFPPIPNPNFSKPPNFSSFAASLSDSTSFNSSSIGKPSVGATKDSFGSVFESKVAGSSSRRPRLVKVRRQSGLQYARAKLVKENANRGNDVSDNFLGVSNLNINKSQFGSTVNFVGGGSNNVDNKSNVVSDTKLFNDGSGGTLGMGGNETGNFGGFGLGIKECGGKVGDMDSNGLGKSGNLVFSSGANVMNLSSSSNSKGKDSGGNKVRCDAERKNGGEGIKSEFVFGATGGGFLAKSNLEKKEVDATSFVFGAGGNGLGSRLDFKHVGMNGSVGKSSSFDSEKLKSTLDRGNNVTGFVFSASKSSFAGVADAGTPQSSREVDKSSFFHVTKEYCNSKADNVFVFGSGSKGSCTFSSVSRHGDDIQNLDLKKNENCNVELKGKGNKIDCGPKSMPNFVFGNGSNTSNSFNIHAYKLSDDMQKMNMHDSKVVDNSSSGSFSNLSDKFVFSSDNKVSFNGNSAFTSLHNPNANAVVFQNCQSVKNNSAANDKSSEEKVFGLETNEKNVPSFGDGVENKISDTARNKDTRYGTGLFSGQNIPTFSSFGTRGKENKSLNLKEDGMAGKQNLGNQTSCNNGSFYPSSSLSTGFVYQPSDSVHQSSSGDGAEEMGKEFKFTSTPVKHNLSFTGFGTPNLDMPANLFSEDGALRKDKEFTSTSTVVQPGPSTTGFTTPDMNMPANLFTGVSMKLDFSVSNVSAGGRKLKKTRGKLRQHKVSRAFNSQQYEVPLDSGSPMDFSPYQEASCADASPSNIFSGTANEGPAVARDGSGENDHHGTEPLTNPKTGNAAETRAFLSNMEKGECYGNSQNYAASTSESDDDTRFAFTVPSSAQKNIPASTHRSIKKYRMKIGHGSNSTSKSWKTEFATSSAKNPDTVNSTSKSDGFQAQRAGISSTQSKGEHQQVKNDKTMKRDLNDAATIEACEKWRTSGNQAYRKGSLPKAENYYTKCINAITQMKTPECCIEPLVLCYSNRAATRLCLGRIREALMDCNSAASLDSNFQKVQMRAANCHLLLGEVEDAILHFNMCLESSTEICLDRRIMIEAADGVQKSKKVVDITNQSAELLQQRTSDAASKALRIIMDGLSISSHSEKLLELKGEALCMLRKYEEVVQLCEQTLGFAEKNFTRIDTVNQVSDANSFNGKNTDIKLWRWRLMSKAYFHMGRLEASLEIIKKQEQLRSIDHKSIETDSAVIAATVRELLQLKNAGNKAFQSGEHTEAIEHYTAAILSSVQSRPFAAVCFCNRAAALQALGKISDAIADCSLAISLNENYGKALFRRATLHEMIRDYEQAANDLQRIINLRKQNEMNQESHASVGSGGIRDYTKEARSRLSSVERKAKKVAPLDFYLILGIKASDTSSNIKKAYHRAALKHHPDKAGQFLIRTESLDEGPLRKEIAEKIHVDADRLFKMIGEAYAVLSDSEKRAKYDLEEEIRKNNEDKNNSSRRESNVYSSPFERSSRENGRGWGTYGSESWKTYGKSHSRW; this is encoded by the exons ATGTCGCCGTCGGTGGCTCATATTCCATCTCCGATCTCTTCACAAACCGAATCTCAATCAACACAACCTCGTTTTCCCCCAATTCCAAACCCTAATTTTTCCAAACCCCCTAATTTCAGCTCGTTTGCCGCGTCACTCAGTGATTCGACGAGTTTTAATAGCTCAAGTATAGGAAAACCAAGTGTTGGAGCTACGAAAGACTCgtttggttcggttttcgaGTCGAAAGTGGCGGGGAGTTCTAGCAGAAGGCCGAGGCTTGTGAAGGTGAGGAGACAGAGTGGTTTGCAATACGCGAGGGCGAAATTAGTGAAGGAGAATGCCAATCGAGGTAATGATGTTAGTGATAATTTTTTGGGTGTTtcgaatttgaatataaataagagTCAGTTTGGTAGTACTGTGAATTTTGTTGGCGGTGGTAGTAATAATGTTGATAATAAGAGTAATGTGGTGTCGGATACGAAGTTGTTTAACGATGGAAGTGGAGGAACATTGGGAATGGGAGGTAATGAGACCGGGAACTTTGGTGGTTTTGGTTTAGGAATTAAGGAATGTGGTGGGAAGGTTGGAGATATGGATTCCAATGGATTGGGGAAGTCTGGAAATTTGGTATTTAGTTCTGGCGCTAATGTTATGAATTTGTCGTCTAGCTCTAATTCAAAAGGGAAAGACAGTGGCGGAAATAAGGTAAGATGTGATGCTGAAAGGAAGAATGGTGGAGAGGGGATTAAGTCTGAGTTTGTGTTTGGTGCCACAGGCGGGGGTTTCTTGGCAAAGTCGAATTTGGAGAAGAAAGAAGTTGATGCGACTAGTTTTGTGTTTGGCGCAGGTGGAAATGGTTTGGGATCAAGGTTGGATTTCAAACATGTAGGTATGAATGGAAGTGTTGGAAAATCTTCTTCTTTTGATAGTGAAAAGTTGAAGTCGACATTGGATAGAGGAAATAACGTTACAGGTTTTGTGTTTAGTGCCAGTAAGAGTAGTTTTGCTGGAGTTGCAGATGCAGGAACCCCGCAATCATCGCGGGAAGTTGATAAATCTAGTTTTTTTCATGTTACAAAAGAGTACTGCAACTCCAAAGCTGACAATGTGTTTGTATTTGGAAGTGGCAGCAAGGGAAGTTGCACTTTCAGTTCAGTTAGTCGGCATGGTGATGATATTCAGAACCTGGatttaaagaaaaatgaaaattgtaATGTCGAGTTGAAAGGAAAAGGCAATAAAATAGATTGTGGTCCTAAAAGTATGCCCAATTTTGTATTTGGGAATGGTAGTAATACAAGTAATTCTTTTAACATTCATGCATATAAATTGTCTGATGATATGCAGAAGATGAATATGCATGATTCCAAAGTAGTTGATAATTCTAGCAGTGGTTCGTTTTCCAATCTTAGCGATAAGTTTGTGTTTTCAAGTGACAATAAGGTTTCGTTTAATGGAAACTCGGCTTTCACCTCCCTTCATAACCCAAATGCGAATGCGGTAGTTTTCCAGAATTGTCAAAGTGTCAAGAATAATAGTGCAGCTAATGATAAAAGTTctgaagaaaaagtttttggatTGGAAACAAATGAAAAGAATGTACCTTCTTTTGGAGATGGTGTGGAAAACAAAATTTCCGATACAGCAAGGAATAAGGATACCAGATATGGAACAGGACTGTTTAGTGGGCAAAACATACCAACATTCTCCTCTTTCGGAACTCGTGGAAAGGAGAATAAATCATTGAATTTGAAAGAGGATGGTATGGCTGGAAAGCAAAATCTTGGTAATCAAACAAGCTGTAACAATGGATCCTTTTACCCATCTTCATCTTTGTCGACGGGATTTGTTTATCAGCCATCTGATAGTGTTCATCAATCTTCATCTGGAGATGGAGCTGAAGAGATGGGCAAAGAGTTCAAATTCACAAGCACACCCGTTAAACATAACCTGTCCTTTACAGGTTTTGGTACACCCAATTTGGATATGCCTGCGAATTTATTTTCTGAGGATGGAGCCTTGAGAAAGGACAAAGAGTTTACATCTACCAGCACTGTAGTTCAACCCGGACCGTCCACAACAGGTTTCACTACACCcgatatgaatatgcctgccaATTTATTTACCGGAGTAAGTATGAAATTAGACTTTAGTGTCAGTAATGTGTCTGCCGGGGGGAGAAAATTGAAGAAGACGAGAGGAAAATTGAGGCAGCATAAAGTGTCGAGAGCTTTTAACTCCCAGCAATATGAAGTGCCTCTTGATTCTGGTTCTCCTATGGATTTTTCCCCTTACCAAGAAGCTAGTTGTGCAGATGCCTCCCCCTCAAATATATTCAGTGGAACTGCTAATGAAGGTCCAGCTGTTGCAAGAGATGGATCTGGAGAAAATGACCACCACGGAACTGAAccactcacaaatccaaaaacTGGTAATGCTGCAGAAACTAGGGCTTTTCTTTCCAATATGGAGAAGGGAGAATGTTATGGCAATTCTCAGAATTATGCTGCTTCAACTTCAGAGAGTGATGATGACACAAGATTTGCTTTTACTGTTCCATCATCTGCACAAAAAAATATACCAGCCTCAACACATAGGAGCATTAAGAAATATAGGATGAAAATCGGCCATGGTTCAAATTCCACCAGTAAAAGTTGGAAGACTGAGTTTGCCACTTCATCTGCCAAAAATCCGGATACTGTTAATAGTACCTCCAAGTCAGATGGCTTTCAGGCTCAGAGAGCTGGTATTTCGAGTACCCAGAGCAAGGGGGAGCATCAGCAGGTTAAGAATGACAAAACAATGAAACGGGATCTCAATGACGCCGCAACTATAGAGGCATGTGAGAAGTGGCGAACCAG TGGAAACCAAGCTTATAGGAAAGGTAGCTTACCAAAAGCTGAAAACTATTATACAAAATGCATCAATGCTATCACACAGATGAAGACTCCAGAATGCTGCATTGAGCCTCTTGTATTGTGCTATAGCAATCGTGCAGCAACGCGATTGTGTCTTGGAAGGATTAGGGAAGCCCTCATGGACTGTAACAGCGCGGCTTCATTGGATTCAAACTTTCAGAAAGTCCAGATGAGAGCTGCCAA TTGTCATCTGCTTCTAGGAGAAGTTGAAGATGCGATTTTGCATTTCAACATGTGCCTGGAATCCAGTACTGAAATCTGCTTGGACCGGAGAATCATGATTGAAGCTGCTGATGGCGTGCAAAAGTCTAAG AAAGTGGTTGATATCACAAATCAGTCTGCTGAACTTTTGCAGCAGAGAACTTCTGATGCAGCGAGTAAGGCTTTGCGAATCATTATGGACGGCTTGTCTATAAGTAGTCACTCGGAAAAATTGCTTGAACTGAAAGGAGAGGCTCTTTGCATG TTGCGGAAGTATGAAGAAGTAGTTCAACTTTGTGAGCAAACCCTTGGATTTGCCGAAAAGAATTTCACCCGCATAGATACTGTTAACCAAGTGTCAGACGCTAATAGTTTCAACGGAAAAAACACAGATATTAAGTTGTGGAGATGGAGATTGATGTCCAAGGCCTACTTCCATATGGGTAGGCTCGAGGCATCtcttgaaataattaaaaagcaagAGCAGCTGAGATCTATCGATCACAA AAGCATAGAGACAGACTCTGCTGTAATTGCTGCCACTGTTCGTGAACTTCTACAACTGAAG AATGCTGGAAATAAAGCCTTCCAATCTGGTGAGCATACGGAAGCAATTGAGCACTATACTGCTGCTATATTGAGCAGCGTCCAATCACGTCCTTTTGCGGCTGTCTGTTTTTGCAATCGAGCTGCTGCACTTCAAGCTTTGGGCAAGATATCTGACGCCATTGCAGATTGCAGTCTAGCCATATCTCTTAATGAAAATTATGGGAAG GCCCTTTTTAGAAGAGCAACTCTACATGAAATGATTAGAGACTACGAACAAGCAGCTAACGACCTTCAAAGAATCATTAATCTCCGAAAGCAAAATGAGATGAATCAGGAGTCTCATGCCTCTGTAGGATCAGGTGGGATCAGAGATTATACAAAAGAAGCTCGTAGCCGTCTTTCTTCTGTAGAACGAAAGGCTAAGAAAGTAGCTCCATTGGATTTTTACCTCATCCT GGGAATTAAAGCTTCTGATACatcatcaaatattaaaaaagcaTACCACAGGGCTGCCCTCAAGCACCATCCTGACAAG